TAATCAATAACAGTAACTATTCGGTGATCTGGGACGTAAAAGATGCAGCTGGTGTTACACTACCGGTGGGAAACTATAATGCCAAGGTTTACAATACTGCTGGAGAATATCACTTTCCCCTGTTAGACGTTGAGAGCAATGCACGTGGGATGAGAATCTTCATGGAAAACCCTCCAGGAGCTTTTTCCGGGAAGGATGCTGATGGGGTGATGATAGACGACAGCACCATATACTACGACGATAGTAACTATACAACTAAAAATGGTACACCTGTTAATTTAGATCCCACGGGAACGCAAACTGTTACTATTCCCCGTGATGCTACTAAAGGGGTTAATACTCGTACAGATGGACGGCATGAATGGGGACGCTTGTACGGTGATAAGAAGGGTATAGATACTTGGACATATTTCATGGGTCCAAGCCAAAATACTGCTCCAATCGTAATTGTTGGTCTCAACGTTGTCGGAACTAAACAAGTAGCATTTCAAGCAGATAATGATAGTAGTAACTCGGTGACAATAGATGATATTGTTGAATACACTGTTACTTATTCCAACTTAGCTCCTGGTAACCTGGTTGCTAATAGCTTTGTGATTAAAGACACCCTGCCAGCCCAATTAACTTATGAAGCTAACTCGGCGACTCTTGTTTCCAAGACTACAGGAAACGACTTGGTAATTAATTCTAGTTACAATGGCACTAGCAATGTTAATCTGACTAATACTGGTACTTTGCGTATAGGTGATACAGTCACTATTAAATTTAGAGCTAGAGTTAATACTGCTGGAGTTACGATTAGTAACCAAGCGATAGCTAATTTTAATACAGCTAATCCAACAGTTACTGTTACTACCTTAACAGATGCAGTACCAACTACTACTGGCGTTACTAAAGCAACAGTACCTGGAGATATTTTTCAACAGACTGCTAACGACGGTATAGAAACGGGTAACGCTTCTGACAATAAAGGTGATGATGACCCTACCTTATTTTTTGTGCCACTACCGGCAAAGTTACTGTTGGTTAAACGAATTACGGCTCTTAACGGTATTACCACTGACTTTACTGGATTTGATAACTCAGCGCCAACGCCGGAAGACACTGATACTAATTGGCCTGACAGTGATATTTATCTACGGGGGAAAATTAATGGTAGTAAAGTTCAACCGGGGGATATTTTAGAATATACCATTTACTTCCTGTCTAGAGGTGATGCGCCGGCAGTGAATACGAAGATCTGCGATTTGGTGCCAGATGGTCTTGAGTTTGTACCTACAGGTTTTAATAGTGATACTGCTATTCCTTCAGATTCTGGCATAACAGCGACGACAGCAGATTTCGGTATTGTTTTGGGCTGGAATTCTACTGATGATGATGGTTTACCTTCACCGGCCACACCTTTGACCGAACCTTATTTATTGAGGTTAACAGGTGCAGGAACAGATACAGATGCAGGTGAATTTTTCGCGGCTGGTGTCACCCCCAGTACAACCTGTGCTGCAACTAATACAAATGGTGCAATTGTCGTGAAAATTGGTGGTTCAACAGCACCAGAGGGAATACCCCAGTCCACGGGGGTGGGAACACCAGTAGGTTCTTATGGTTTCTTTCGTTTTAGGGCTAAGGTAAAATAAACTGCTTAATCTTTAATTTTCTGATCTCTATCATCTAGACAAAGCATTTGTTACCAAAACCTTATATACTAAGTAGGTTAGCATTGAAAATCGTCGTTATGGCAAGGCAACAGGCAAGAGGCAAGAGGCAAGAGTGAAGAGGGTTTGGGCGATTTTACTTTTCTTTACACAGATTGGTTTTATTGTGTTCACCTACTTATATTAAACTTTGATAAGCTTGAAAGCTGTATTAAATATGACGTTATAACTATGTATTCCTAAATAAATACTAGGATATCTATGGTTTTTAAGGTTTAATAAAGACTAATTAATTCTCCGTTAATAAATATTTATATACAACTCACATTCAGTATTGCCTTGCCCTAATATAGAATTGCGTGTCATTGTCTGAAAATTTTGGTATCATTGGGTTATGGATAATTCCCAAAATACCTGCGGATGAAAGTCTTTTTGAGACTTCCAAGAAATAAATTATCCTAAGAAACGAACCACAGAGGCACAGAGTACACAGAGAGAGAATTTCTGCATCAGTTTTGGGACATTTTTTTATTTGGAAGTCTCTTTGTGAATTAAATCCAACCATCCTCTACCTGTTTGAATTATCCTGATACTTGAAACCAAAATCTAAAATTTGCAATGCTAAGAGCCGGAATTGTCGGACTTCCCAACGTCGGAAAATCAACCCTATTTAACGCTGTAGTCGCTAACGCTAAAGCCGAAGCCGCTAACTTCCCATTTTGCACCATTGAACCGAATGTTGGTATGGTCTCAGTCCCCGATGACCGGTTAGACGTTCTCGCCAAAATTGCCACCTCAGTGCAAACTATACCTGCCCGTGTTGAATTTGTTGACATTGCCGGTTTAGTTAAAGGTGCAAGTCAAGGAGAAGGACTGGGTAATCAATTCTTATCCCACATTCGGGAAGTTGATGCGATCGTTCATGTTGTGCGTTGTTTTGAAAACGATGATATCATTCACGTAGCCGGTTCTGTTGACCCAGCACGAGATATTGAAATCATTAATTTAGAACTTGGTTTATCGGACTTATTCCAAATTGAAAAACGTATTGAAAGAACTCGTAAACTTGCTCGTACCAGCAAGGATGCACAATCGGAAATAGAAATTCTGGAAAAATTAGCTGTCGCTTTAAATGAGGGTAAATCTGTTCGTCAAGTTGGTTTAAATACCGAAGAATCGGAAATTATTAAGGGCTTAGGATTACTTACCAATAAACCCATTATTTACGCTGCTAATGTTTCTGAAGAAGACTTAGCTATAGGTAATGATTTTGTCGAAAAAGTGCGAGCAGTTGCGGCGGTTGAAAATGCCCAAGTTGTCATTGTTTCTGCTCAAGTAGAAGCGGAATTAGTCGAATTACCAGAAGCAGATAAAGCTGATTTTCTGGAATCTTTAGGTGTGAAAGAAGGTGGGTTAAAATCCTTAATTCGGGCAACTTACACTCTTTTAGGTTTGCGGACTTATTTCACCTGTGGACCGAAAGAAACCCGCGCTTGGACAATCAATGCTGGGATGTCTGCACCTCAAGCCGCAGGAGTCATTCACTCTGATTTTGAACGGGGATTTATTCGGGCAGAAACTGTAGCTTATCATGATTTAGTAACTCATGGTTCAATGAGTGCAGCCAAAGAAAAAGGCTTAGTCAGAAGTGAAGGAAAAGAGTATATTGTCCAAGAAGGTGATGTACTATTATTCCGGTTTAATGTATAAATCGCAATAAAACCGTAGGGCGCAGGGAC
The DNA window shown above is from Anabaena sp. WA102 and carries:
- a CDS encoding isopeptide-forming domain-containing fimbrial protein yields the protein MLNKIKRPPRNYSKKLITSLAFIICIWGQSLQPVSAEGSKDLVKNSGYRPYTEWLSGVSLAGIPRTTLLKVYVQQGEVINLGSSVPTSYGGGTQDIVYRSPNGTQNGACNVLSTGFGFIDTYAKETAGPLPAAGGYTPCQIVATQTGVYEVEFHGPSSNSTANPPILTYNAAFPTDATQYGTVAAWDITVTSNGVVQPGRVFTNYLSLNMGGNSGGSNPNDLGIYSKLFVQTKDGYRYRVELEAMDPGNFIFFGNSRGFIDKGNSNNITNYHSITATTEALNFTIPSGVVVQPPTVADTTTDITHRVFFNTPASVALTGLVIPLTATLPQAPTNFKFTGTGNTNTTTVGVGGNFSFTTNQIGKYQIIIDTDKNGVYGDNNDRVLTGSLLINNSNYSVIWDVKDAAGVTLPVGNYNAKVYNTAGEYHFPLLDVESNARGMRIFMENPPGAFSGKDADGVMIDDSTIYYDDSNYTTKNGTPVNLDPTGTQTVTIPRDATKGVNTRTDGRHEWGRLYGDKKGIDTWTYFMGPSQNTAPIVIVGLNVVGTKQVAFQADNDSSNSVTIDDIVEYTVTYSNLAPGNLVANSFVIKDTLPAQLTYEANSATLVSKTTGNDLVINSSYNGTSNVNLTNTGTLRIGDTVTIKFRARVNTAGVTISNQAIANFNTANPTVTVTTLTDAVPTTTGVTKATVPGDIFQQTANDGIETGNASDNKGDDDPTLFFVPLPAKLLLVKRITALNGITTDFTGFDNSAPTPEDTDTNWPDSDIYLRGKINGSKVQPGDILEYTIYFLSRGDAPAVNTKICDLVPDGLEFVPTGFNSDTAIPSDSGITATTADFGIVLGWNSTDDDGLPSPATPLTEPYLLRLTGAGTDTDAGEFFAAGVTPSTTCAATNTNGAIVVKIGGSTAPEGIPQSTGVGTPVGSYGFFRFRAKVK
- the ychF gene encoding redox-regulated ATPase YchF, which codes for MLRAGIVGLPNVGKSTLFNAVVANAKAEAANFPFCTIEPNVGMVSVPDDRLDVLAKIATSVQTIPARVEFVDIAGLVKGASQGEGLGNQFLSHIREVDAIVHVVRCFENDDIIHVAGSVDPARDIEIINLELGLSDLFQIEKRIERTRKLARTSKDAQSEIEILEKLAVALNEGKSVRQVGLNTEESEIIKGLGLLTNKPIIYAANVSEEDLAIGNDFVEKVRAVAAVENAQVVIVSAQVEAELVELPEADKADFLESLGVKEGGLKSLIRATYTLLGLRTYFTCGPKETRAWTINAGMSAPQAAGVIHSDFERGFIRAETVAYHDLVTHGSMSAAKEKGLVRSEGKEYIVQEGDVLLFRFNV